One genomic segment of Gottschalkia acidurici 9a includes these proteins:
- a CDS encoding sigma-70 family RNA polymerase sigma factor has translation MSDQSKEKDYELYKHIKEMRDGSIESFDFIYNETSSDVYRLISMIVYNHMDREDIMNEVYVQLWSSINNYNLDKPFRAWLHGITIRQISNFRRKNWRVFRIFEKQRSMLSREDMSYEPNIVHSELESKIMELINSLSDKLKAVIVLRYCYDYSLQEIADILEVPLGTVKSRHHSALKQLKRRIDLINNVDGGREDKEWILKKIKRTIVKLC, from the coding sequence TTGTCAGACCAGTCAAAAGAAAAAGACTACGAGCTTTATAAGCATATAAAAGAGATGAGAGATGGCTCAATCGAATCTTTTGACTTTATTTATAATGAAACTAGTAGTGATGTTTATAGATTGATTTCAATGATTGTTTATAATCACATGGATAGAGAGGATATTATGAATGAAGTTTATGTTCAATTGTGGAGTTCAATTAATAATTATAACTTAGATAAACCTTTTCGAGCATGGCTTCATGGAATAACTATTCGTCAAATTAGTAATTTTAGAAGAAAAAATTGGCGTGTTTTTCGGATCTTTGAAAAACAACGTTCAATGCTAAGTAGAGAGGATATGAGTTATGAGCCAAACATTGTTCACTCTGAATTAGAAAGTAAAATAATGGAGTTGATTAATAGTTTATCAGATAAACTAAAAGCAGTAATAGTTTTAAGATACTGTTATGATTATTCACTGCAAGAGATTGCAGATATATTAGAAGTACCTTTGGGAACGGTAAAATCAAGACATCACTCGGCTTTGAAGCAGTTAAAAAGGCGGATAGATTTAATAAATAATGTGGATGGAGGTCGCGAAGATAAAGAATGGATATTGAAAAAAATTAAAAGAACAATTGTCAAACTATGCTGA
- a CDS encoding DUF4179 domain-containing protein, which yields MKNSVDDLKRTYSDIKIPDNLDETINRAISKGENDMKKNTRNKKRIVNGLVSVAASIGIFTLGINVSPSFAHSLEDIPVLGTLVNILQFNNGKSQGGKVTDGIDVNFISLDQENKSDIITINFSGFDKESEQIAPHFNVDYKKAPYTMEFSISGARGFSAKEYFEELKKSKYIKDVYELITLDDSQQRFNIVFNQPVNFKVEEYKNPAYVQIKISENTEKVIEQKLYSIRTSSYEQGEEFASLEEVLFEIENLRVLKDNKGTYLYELGQYSSDEEAKTKLKDYQNILKDNGKLYIEERNLNQIPKNMK from the coding sequence TTGAAAAATAGTGTAGATGACTTAAAAAGAACTTACTCAGATATAAAAATACCTGATAACTTAGATGAAACAATTAACAGAGCAATATCAAAGGGGGAAAATGATATGAAAAAGAATACTAGAAATAAAAAAAGAATAGTTAATGGGCTTGTATCAGTAGCCGCATCAATAGGAATATTTACTCTAGGTATAAATGTCTCTCCATCTTTTGCACATAGTCTTGAAGATATCCCTGTTCTAGGCACACTAGTTAACATACTTCAATTTAATAATGGAAAATCCCAAGGCGGCAAAGTAACAGATGGCATTGATGTAAACTTTATATCTTTAGATCAAGAAAATAAGTCCGATATTATCACAATAAACTTTAGTGGGTTTGATAAAGAGAGTGAACAAATAGCTCCACATTTTAATGTTGATTATAAAAAAGCACCTTATACAATGGAGTTTTCTATATCTGGTGCAAGAGGATTTTCAGCAAAAGAATATTTTGAAGAACTTAAAAAAAGTAAATATATTAAAGATGTCTATGAGTTAATAACTCTAGATGATTCTCAACAGAGATTTAATATAGTATTTAATCAACCAGTTAATTTCAAAGTAGAAGAGTACAAAAATCCAGCTTATGTGCAGATAAAGATTTCAGAAAATACTGAAAAAGTTATAGAGCAAAAGCTATATTCTATAAGAACTAGTTCTTATGAACAAGGAGAAGAATTTGCATCTCTTGAGGAAGTATTATTTGAAATAGAGAACCTTAGAGTATTAAAGGATAACAAAGGAACATATCTCTATGAATTAGGTCAATATAGCTCAGATGAAGAAGCAAAAACAAAATTAAAGGATTATCAAAATATTCTTAAGGATAATGGCAAGTTGTATATTGAAGAAAGAAATCTTAATCAAATTCCTAAAAATATGAAGTAG
- a CDS encoding sensor domain-containing diguanylate cyclase encodes MDNIRKKYQILILIIVLVMGIIIGVIYLYSMKSVEDIYEQYAEESIIDVKKSFIKDNVNNIISNIEQKKEKKTKYYKQLTDNSSEILDEYYQHSQNIFLDLCIEYFKFKDNKDIFSVLILDKVSNTIIYDRDYSNSNKEASYTERISLMKHNLSSYFQNSYGQYDVFWGVSKDYIDDIIKKQIHDEIHNSKFSNDAYIWINEVVNYEGGDNYAIRRVHPNLTDTENELLSTNTKDIKGNHPYLTELNGVKKNGEIFFNYYFQKKNSNIISEKLTYAKLYKEYDWIIAMGVYMDDIESYVEKTTTESKQIITRMVTHIALWIIWIIILIIFFLTLLEKWYYKNYNMTLNKEIYIDPLTKAYNRRAAVSHISSAFKNFKKTGLSPAIIMIDVDDFKKINDTYGHDAGDFVLINIAEILNKHIRSTDILCRWGGEEFLLICDRLKADDVFSFANKLLDSISQFEYESNDNKYKVTISMGVSYFDDFDNDFNSAIKRADVALYNAKNQGKNRVCM; translated from the coding sequence ATGGATAATATCAGAAAAAAATATCAAATATTAATTTTAATTATAGTATTAGTTATGGGAATAATTATCGGTGTTATATACCTTTATAGTATGAAAAGTGTAGAAGATATCTATGAGCAATACGCAGAAGAGAGTATTATAGATGTAAAAAAGTCATTTATTAAAGATAATGTAAATAATATAATATCAAATATTGAACAAAAAAAAGAAAAGAAGACTAAGTATTATAAACAGCTTACTGATAATTCATCAGAAATACTTGATGAATACTACCAACACTCACAAAATATATTTTTAGACTTATGTATTGAATATTTTAAATTTAAAGATAATAAAGATATTTTTTCCGTTTTAATATTAGATAAAGTGTCTAATACAATAATTTATGATAGAGATTACTCCAACTCTAATAAAGAGGCCAGCTATACTGAAAGAATAAGTCTTATGAAACACAATCTCTCTTCATACTTTCAAAATAGTTATGGACAGTATGATGTGTTCTGGGGAGTAAGTAAAGACTATATTGACGATATAATAAAAAAGCAAATTCATGATGAAATTCATAACTCAAAGTTCTCAAATGATGCTTATATATGGATAAATGAGGTTGTGAACTATGAGGGTGGAGACAATTATGCTATCCGACGTGTACATCCTAATTTAACTGATACAGAGAATGAATTATTATCTACAAATACAAAAGATATTAAAGGCAATCATCCGTACTTAACTGAACTTAATGGAGTAAAAAAGAATGGTGAGATATTCTTTAATTACTATTTTCAAAAGAAAAATAGCAATATTATTTCAGAGAAGTTAACTTATGCAAAACTATATAAAGAATATGATTGGATAATCGCAATGGGAGTTTATATGGATGATATTGAATCTTATGTCGAGAAGACAACAACAGAAAGTAAGCAGATTATTACTAGAATGGTTACACACATAGCTTTATGGATCATATGGATAATAATACTGATTATATTCTTTCTGACACTATTAGAAAAATGGTACTATAAAAATTATAATATGACACTAAATAAGGAAATATATATAGATCCTCTTACTAAAGCTTATAACAGACGAGCAGCTGTATCTCATATAAGCTCAGCTTTTAAAAATTTTAAAAAAACAGGTTTAAGTCCTGCGATAATCATGATTGATGTAGATGACTTCAAAAAGATAAACGATACTTATGGACATGATGCAGGTGATTTTGTCCTTATAAATATTGCTGAAATATTAAATAAGCATATAAGAAGTACAGATATCTTATGTCGATGGGGAGGAGAAGAATTTTTACTGATTTGTGATAGATTAAAAGCTGATGATGTCTTTTCATTTGCAAATAAATTATTAGATTCAATATCTCAGTTTGAATATGAAAGTAATGATAACAAATATAAAGTCACTATCTCTATGGGAGTTTCCTATTTTGATGATTTTGATAATGACTTTAACTCAGCAATTAAGCGAGCAGATGTCGCACTCTATAATGCAAAGAACCAAGGGAAAAATAGAGTTTGCATGTAA
- a CDS encoding glutamate synthase-related protein, whose amino-acid sequence MAKYKCSVCGHIHDESNESRSFSELEECPICKQPVNVFEKVGEDIEKSEEDIEIMSEETTDLSYPKEYARQDKSCRYMSEIHKMAVTGESIIEAMGTQMSMPSWDDILVLGAQLNPPPLDEHAPVMTTTVIGKNAKKPMILSNPVYISHMSFGALSRETKIALAKGSAMAKTAMCSGEGGILPEEMEESYKYIFEYVPNLYSVTKENLQKADAIEIKIGQGTKPGMGGHLPGGKVTPEIAEIRNKPLGQDVISPSKFSDINTKEDLKELVSKLRTESGGRPIGIKIAAGRIERDMEYCVFADPDFITIDGRGGATGASPKIIRDATSMPTIYALYRARKYLDSVRSDISLIITGGLRVSADFAKAIAMGADAVAIASAGLIAAACQQYRICGTGMCPVGVATQDPELRERLKGEAAAKRVANFLNCSLNELKTFARITGHDNIHDMSVEDLCTINREISEFTNIRHA is encoded by the coding sequence ATGGCAAAATATAAGTGTAGTGTTTGTGGTCATATTCACGATGAAAGTAATGAATCAAGGTCGTTTTCGGAGTTAGAGGAATGTCCTATCTGCAAACAACCTGTAAATGTGTTCGAAAAAGTAGGAGAAGACATAGAAAAGTCTGAGGAAGATATAGAGATAATGTCAGAGGAAACTACAGATTTATCATATCCAAAAGAATATGCTCGTCAAGATAAATCATGTCGCTATATGTCAGAGATTCATAAGATGGCAGTTACAGGAGAGTCAATTATTGAGGCAATGGGAACACAGATGTCAATGCCTAGTTGGGATGATATTTTAGTATTAGGAGCACAATTGAACCCACCACCACTAGATGAGCATGCTCCAGTTATGACAACAACAGTGATAGGCAAAAATGCTAAAAAGCCAATGATATTAAGTAACCCTGTTTATATTTCACACATGTCATTTGGAGCTTTATCAAGAGAAACTAAAATAGCTCTTGCAAAAGGAAGTGCAATGGCTAAAACTGCAATGTGCAGTGGTGAGGGGGGAATTTTACCAGAAGAGATGGAGGAATCCTATAAATATATATTTGAATATGTACCTAACCTTTATAGTGTAACGAAGGAAAATTTGCAAAAAGCAGATGCTATAGAAATTAAGATTGGACAGGGAACAAAACCTGGTATGGGTGGACATTTACCTGGTGGCAAGGTAACACCTGAGATAGCAGAGATTAGAAATAAACCACTTGGACAAGATGTTATCAGCCCTTCAAAGTTCTCAGATATTAATACAAAAGAAGACTTGAAGGAGTTAGTTTCAAAACTGCGTACAGAGTCTGGTGGAAGACCTATAGGAATTAAAATAGCAGCTGGACGTATTGAAAGAGACATGGAGTATTGTGTATTTGCAGATCCAGACTTTATTACTATAGATGGAAGAGGAGGAGCTACAGGAGCTAGTCCTAAAATAATTAGAGATGCTACTAGTATGCCAACTATATATGCACTATACAGAGCAAGAAAATACTTAGATTCAGTTCGTTCAGATATTTCACTTATAATAACAGGTGGACTAAGAGTATCTGCAGACTTTGCAAAAGCTATAGCTATGGGAGCTGATGCAGTAGCAATAGCATCTGCTGGATTAATAGCAGCAGCATGTCAGCAGTATAGAATTTGCGGAACAGGAATGTGTCCTGTTGGAGTGGCAACACAAGATCCAGAACTAAGAGAAAGATTAAAAGGAGAAGCGGCAGCTAAGAGAGTTGCAAACTTCTTGAATTGTTCCTTAAATGAGCTTAAAACTTTTGCTAGAATAACAGGACATGACAATATTCATGACATGTCAGTTGAGGACTTATGTACAATTAATAGAGAAATTTCAGAATTCACAAATATTAGACATGCATAA
- a CDS encoding sigma-70 family RNA polymerase sigma factor, with protein sequence MSSYFVYKEEVILKKLVIKAIKGDTESFTTLLNSKKEDLYRIAYSYVHNEQDALDIIGEAVYKAYISINKLNHPEYFNTWLIRIVINCSINFINKSKKTLYLDNETIENFKDEEINIFENIDLKEALEKLDYNYKTVITLRYFQDLKLKDISDILDIPLSTVKTRLYKAIEFLQIELKEGESFEK encoded by the coding sequence ATGAGCTCATATTTTGTTTATAAGGAGGAGGTTATCCTGAAAAAATTAGTTATTAAAGCAATAAAGGGAGACACTGAAAGCTTTACTACCCTTTTAAATAGTAAAAAAGAAGATTTATATAGAATTGCATATAGTTATGTGCACAATGAGCAAGACGCTCTTGATATTATCGGAGAAGCAGTATATAAGGCGTATATATCTATAAATAAGCTAAATCATCCAGAATATTTTAATACATGGCTTATCCGTATAGTTATTAATTGTTCAATAAACTTTATAAATAAGTCTAAAAAAACTTTATATTTAGATAATGAAACTATTGAAAATTTTAAAGATGAAGAAATAAATATCTTCGAAAATATAGACTTAAAAGAAGCTTTAGAAAAATTAGACTATAACTACAAGACCGTTATAACATTGAGATACTTTCAGGATTTGAAGCTGAAAGATATCTCCGATATTCTAGATATTCCTTTGAGTACGGTAAAAACTCGGCTTTATAAAGCTATTGAATTTTTACAGATAGAACTAAAGGAGGGCGAAAGTTTTGAAAAATAG
- a CDS encoding acetamidase/formamidase family protein, with translation MIKEYVYHFSSENKPVKRVKKGDVVIFKTLDCFSNQVRSEEQLVTSIDFNKVNPATGPVFIEDSEEGDVLVVDILEIKVEDVGTISTLPETGPLFDEVDGLRTKKISIQDNKIIFNDIEITPNPMIGVIGVAPKEESIPCGLPGAHGGNMDCNKVIEKSRLYLPVNVKGALFQLGDLHASMGDGEICGSGIEIGGEVTVKLDLIKDLDLKWPVLETEDTWYAIASDEEFEKALKYSSQQIQTLISQAYGWDKTDSYLYMSAAGSFEICQGCKPSSFPAVVRFGVPKISEKPRLISYK, from the coding sequence ATGATTAAAGAATATGTATATCATTTTTCTTCAGAAAATAAACCAGTAAAAAGGGTTAAGAAAGGTGATGTTGTTATATTTAAAACACTAGATTGCTTTAGTAATCAAGTACGTTCAGAAGAACAATTAGTTACATCAATTGACTTTAATAAAGTAAATCCAGCTACAGGGCCAGTGTTTATAGAGGATTCAGAAGAGGGAGATGTACTAGTAGTAGATATACTAGAAATTAAAGTTGAAGATGTAGGAACTATATCTACTTTACCAGAAACAGGCCCATTGTTTGATGAAGTAGATGGACTTAGAACTAAAAAAATCTCGATACAAGATAACAAGATAATATTTAATGATATTGAAATTACACCTAATCCAATGATAGGAGTTATAGGAGTTGCACCAAAAGAAGAAAGTATTCCTTGTGGGCTTCCTGGGGCTCATGGCGGAAATATGGACTGTAATAAAGTTATTGAAAAAAGTAGACTATATCTTCCTGTAAATGTAAAAGGTGCTCTATTTCAACTAGGAGATTTACACGCATCTATGGGAGATGGAGAAATTTGTGGTTCAGGAATTGAAATTGGTGGCGAAGTTACTGTAAAGTTAGATCTAATAAAAGACTTAGATCTAAAATGGCCAGTACTAGAAACAGAAGATACATGGTATGCAATAGCAAGTGATGAAGAATTTGAAAAGGCTTTAAAGTACTCATCACAACAAATACAAACGTTAATATCTCAAGCTTATGGGTGGGATAAAACAGACTCTTACTTATATATGTCAGCAGCAGGTTCTTTTGAGATTTGCCAAGGATGTAAACCGTCATCTTTTCCAGCGGTAGTACGATTTGGAGTACCAAAGATTTCAGAAAAGCCAAGACTAATATCGTATAAATAA
- a CDS encoding ABC transporter ATP-binding protein/permease — MLELKHIRKTYKIGDIETKALDDISVAFREKEFVAILGTSGSGKTTCLNIIGGLDRYDSGDLIIKGKKTKDFKDSDWDAYRNNSIGFVFQSYNLIPHLSIVANVELGMTLSGVSKERKNERAIEVLEQVGLKDHLHKKPNQLSGGQMQRVAIARALANDPEILLCDEPTGALDTATSVQIMELIKNVAKDRLVIMVTHNPELAEQYADRTIRFKDGHIISDTNRYKEDTKSEGFNLKKTSMNFLTALSLSFNNIRTKKGRTFLTAFASSIGIIGIALVLALSNGFNKQIDSFESTTLSGFPIMINQTTANIDMEQMREQNKEALGKTEKEGKYPTDKVIYPYDPNDNNMIHTNVITDDYMNYIENIDSSLLSGVSYTRLVNMNMLNKDISGDDVSVVKSSSINFTAYPTNLDKNKKSYLEMNYDLLAGKYPKDMKDLVLIVDGYNKLDISVLKELGIDSNAESISFDDLIGHELKVVLNDDFYIKNGSHFIMNASPDALKELYNSENAITLKISGIIRANKDNKLEALPAGISYSDELSKFFIEDAKKSDIVKSQMNADYNVLTGESFAEDLKGANTNIPSGSPVTMMQSAGGSNKPMTKDDMLSVLGAKGTPYMISLYPTNFTAKGDVIKYLNDWNEGKPIEEQVLYTDMAHTFSSLSGGIMDAITLVLIAFAAVSLIVSLIMIGIITYISVLERTKEIGILRALGGRKKDITRVFNAETFIIGTFSGLLGIGIAYLLTIPVNIILEDVTDLVNVAQLNPLHAILLVVISVLLTMLGGAIPAKMASNKDPVESLRSE; from the coding sequence ATGTTAGAGCTTAAACATATTAGAAAAACTTATAAAATAGGAGATATAGAAACAAAGGCACTCGATGACATAAGTGTAGCATTCCGTGAAAAAGAATTTGTAGCCATACTTGGTACAAGTGGTTCTGGTAAAACTACATGCTTAAATATTATCGGAGGGCTAGATAGATATGACTCGGGAGACCTTATTATTAAGGGAAAGAAAACTAAAGATTTTAAAGATAGTGACTGGGACGCATATAGAAATAATTCTATAGGATTTGTATTTCAAAGCTATAATCTAATTCCGCATTTAAGTATCGTTGCTAATGTTGAGTTAGGTATGACACTAAGCGGAGTTTCCAAAGAAAGAAAAAATGAACGTGCTATTGAAGTATTAGAACAAGTTGGATTGAAGGATCATCTTCATAAAAAGCCAAATCAACTTTCTGGTGGACAAATGCAACGTGTTGCTATTGCTCGTGCACTAGCAAACGATCCGGAAATTCTACTATGTGACGAGCCAACGGGAGCTCTGGATACCGCGACTAGTGTTCAGATCATGGAACTTATTAAAAATGTGGCAAAAGATCGTCTAGTTATTATGGTTACTCATAATCCTGAGCTAGCAGAACAGTATGCAGATCGTACTATTCGTTTTAAAGATGGTCATATTATATCTGATACGAATCGATATAAGGAAGATACGAAATCTGAAGGGTTTAATCTGAAAAAAACAAGCATGAACTTTCTAACGGCATTAAGTCTTTCGTTCAATAATATTCGTACTAAGAAAGGACGTACGTTTTTAACTGCATTTGCTTCTAGTATAGGAATAATTGGAATTGCTTTAGTCCTAGCCTTATCAAATGGATTCAATAAGCAAATTGATAGCTTTGAATCTACCACTTTATCTGGTTTTCCTATTATGATTAATCAGACAACTGCTAATATTGATATGGAACAGATGAGAGAGCAAAACAAAGAAGCACTTGGAAAAACTGAAAAAGAAGGCAAGTATCCAACTGATAAAGTGATTTATCCATACGATCCTAATGACAACAATATGATTCACACTAATGTAATTACAGATGATTATATGAATTATATAGAGAACATAGATTCATCACTTTTGTCAGGAGTTTCTTATACAAGACTTGTAAATATGAATATGCTTAATAAGGATATAAGTGGAGATGATGTGTCTGTTGTAAAATCTTCTTCAATTAACTTTACAGCTTATCCAACAAACCTTGATAAAAACAAAAAAAGTTATCTTGAAATGAATTATGATTTACTTGCTGGAAAATATCCAAAGGATATGAAAGATTTAGTGCTCATAGTTGATGGCTACAATAAGTTAGATATTTCTGTTTTAAAGGAATTGGGTATAGACTCTAATGCAGAAAGTATTAGTTTTGATGATCTTATAGGACATGAACTTAAAGTAGTTTTAAATGATGATTTTTATATTAAAAACGGATCACATTTTATAATGAATGCTTCTCCGGATGCATTGAAGGAACTGTATAATAGTGAAAATGCTATTACGCTAAAAATTTCAGGTATAATTCGTGCAAACAAAGATAATAAGTTAGAAGCTTTACCAGCCGGTATAAGTTATTCTGATGAACTTTCTAAGTTTTTTATAGAAGATGCAAAAAAATCTGATATTGTTAAAAGTCAAATGAATGCTGACTATAATGTTTTAACTGGAGAAAGTTTTGCTGAAGATTTAAAAGGCGCAAATACGAATATTCCATCAGGAAGCCCTGTAACAATGATGCAAAGTGCTGGTGGCAGTAATAAACCAATGACAAAAGATGATATGTTGTCTGTACTTGGAGCAAAAGGTACTCCATATATGATTTCATTATATCCTACAAACTTTACTGCAAAAGGTGATGTTATTAAGTATCTTAATGACTGGAATGAAGGCAAGCCTATTGAAGAGCAAGTATTATATACTGACATGGCTCATACTTTTTCTTCTCTTTCAGGTGGGATTATGGATGCTATAACATTAGTGTTAATTGCTTTCGCAGCAGTTTCTCTTATAGTATCATTAATCATGATTGGTATTATTACCTACATTTCTGTTCTCGAGCGTACGAAAGAAATAGGTATTTTAAGAGCACTCGGTGGTAGAAAGAAAGATATTACTCGTGTATTTAATGCCGAGACATTTATTATAGGTACTTTTTCCGGGTTACTAGGAATAGGAATTGCATATTTACTGACAATTCCAGTTAATATAATACTAGAAGACGTTACAGACTTAGTTAATGTAGCACAACTTAATCCGCTTCATGCTATTCTTCTAGTTGTTATCAGTGTTTTACTGACAATGCTTGGTGGAGCTATTCCAGCAAAGATGGCTTCAAATAAAGACCCTGTTGAATCATTACGTTCTGAATAA
- a CDS encoding DUF4282 domain-containing protein codes for MEDVKKDSKENIALKNFFRFDRMITPAIIQIVFYIGLAASVLIGLGQIITGIASRGGSIQIFTGIIVLVISPIIVRVYCELLIVIFKIHESLGELKDKQ; via the coding sequence ATGGAAGATGTAAAAAAAGATTCGAAAGAAAATATAGCATTAAAGAACTTTTTTAGATTTGACAGAATGATTACACCTGCTATAATACAAATTGTTTTCTACATAGGCTTGGCAGCTTCTGTACTAATAGGATTAGGTCAAATTATTACAGGAATAGCCTCTCGTGGAGGTAGTATTCAAATTTTTACTGGAATTATAGTATTAGTCATTTCACCTATAATAGTTAGAGTTTATTGCGAACTTCTGATAGTTATATTTAAAATTCATGAGTCACTTGGGGAATTAAAAGATAAGCAATAA
- a CDS encoding response regulator transcription factor, translated as MQLLTRIIKYGNTIFNKFKIKRGNNVFNILVVEDDFKLRKLMCTVLNKNGYQSFPAKDGLEALNILEKQYIDLIVSDIMMPNMNGFELTESLRSANYNMPILMITAKESFQDKKKAFLVGADDYMVKPIDVNEMVLRVGALFRRAKITNEHKLTFGELTLNYDTFTVRSSGEEILLPQKEFLLLYKLMSYPNKIFTRQTLMNEIWGIDSETDIRTVDVHINRLRERFKECKEFEIITVRGLGYKVVRS; from the coding sequence ATGCAATTACTAACTAGAATTATTAAATATGGTAATACTATATTTAATAAATTTAAAATAAAAAGAGGTAATAACGTGTTTAATATTCTTGTTGTAGAAGATGATTTTAAGTTAAGAAAGTTGATGTGTACCGTATTAAATAAAAATGGATATCAGTCCTTTCCGGCAAAAGATGGATTGGAGGCACTTAATATTTTAGAGAAGCAATATATTGATTTGATAGTTTCAGATATTATGATGCCAAATATGAATGGATTTGAATTAACGGAAAGCTTGCGATCAGCAAATTATAATATGCCTATTTTAATGATAACTGCGAAAGAATCATTTCAGGATAAAAAGAAAGCATTTCTTGTTGGAGCAGATGATTATATGGTAAAACCTATTGATGTCAATGAAATGGTTTTAAGAGTAGGAGCTTTATTTCGTAGGGCAAAGATTACAAATGAACATAAGCTTACATTTGGAGAATTGACGTTAAATTATGATACATTCACAGTCCGTTCAAGTGGAGAAGAGATATTACTTCCACAGAAAGAATTTCTACTATTGTATAAACTAATGTCTTATCCAAATAAGATTTTTACTAGGCAAACACTGATGAATGAAATTTGGGGAATAGACTCTGAAACAGATATACGTACAGTAGATGTCCATATTAATAGACTTAGAGAACGTTTTAAAGAATGTAAAGAATTTGAGATTATAACTGTTAGAGGCTTGGGATATAAGGTGGTGAGGTCATAA
- a CDS encoding sensor histidine kinase, with protein sequence MKLFNRLFPDWWLTLIIYVFVLMILASLIMAGVSLMLLKLELFTLGEPNFIAGVIAFTITSILLGTIMTAIVGKRLMSPIILLTKATKEIAKGNFDVSVPEYPVPINFDHLIQDFNKMALELKGIEMLRTDFIANVSHEFKTPIASIKGYATLLQDENISTEERHEYTQMIIDSTNQLSKLSSNILSLSKLENQEIVMDKAPFQLDEQIRQAFLMLEPQWSQKNIRVYPELSPVIYCGNADLMMQIWLNIIGNAIKFTNEFGSIFAELYVQNNDIYIIFSDTGVGMSPEVQEHIFEKFYQGNHNRSTEGNGLGLSLVKRIVDLCYGTIDVQSKPNIGTTFTIILPFKE encoded by the coding sequence ATGAAGCTATTTAATAGACTTTTTCCTGACTGGTGGTTGACACTGATTATCTATGTCTTTGTATTAATGATACTAGCATCATTAATTATGGCTGGAGTTTCACTTATGCTATTAAAGCTTGAACTGTTCACACTAGGAGAGCCAAATTTTATTGCTGGCGTAATTGCTTTTACTATCACTAGTATTTTATTAGGTACAATTATGACAGCTATAGTGGGAAAAAGACTTATGTCTCCTATAATTTTACTAACAAAAGCTACTAAAGAAATTGCAAAAGGTAACTTTGATGTTTCTGTACCTGAATATCCTGTACCTATAAACTTTGATCATCTGATTCAGGATTTTAATAAAATGGCTTTAGAGCTGAAGGGAATTGAAATGCTGAGAACAGATTTTATAGCTAATGTTTCTCATGAGTTTAAGACACCAATTGCTTCAATTAAAGGTTACGCTACTCTTCTTCAAGATGAAAACATTTCAACTGAGGAACGGCATGAATATACACAAATGATTATAGACAGTACTAACCAGCTTTCTAAGCTTTCATCTAATATTTTGAGCTTATCCAAGTTGGAGAATCAAGAAATCGTGATGGATAAAGCTCCATTTCAACTTGATGAGCAAATTAGACAAGCATTTTTAATGTTAGAGCCACAGTGGAGTCAGAAGAATATTCGAGTTTATCCTGAATTAAGTCCAGTTATTTATTGTGGAAATGCTGACTTAATGATGCAGATATGGCTAAATATCATTGGAAACGCAATAAAATTTACTAACGAATTTGGATCAATTTTTGCTGAGCTATATGTACAGAATAATGATATATATATTATATTTTCAGATACGGGTGTTGGCATGTCACCAGAAGTACAAGAACATATCTTTGAAAAGTTCTACCAAGGAAATCATAATAGATCTACAGAGGGAAATGGACTTGGTCTTTCCTTAGTTAAGCGTATTGTTGACTTATGTTATGGAACTATAGATGTTCAAAGTAAACCTAATATTGGGACTACATTTACTATAATTCTTCCATTTAAAGAGTAA